The sequence below is a genomic window from Lolium perenne isolate Kyuss_39 chromosome 4, Kyuss_2.0, whole genome shotgun sequence.
AAAGAGTAGGGTGTGTCCCTATGTGAATACGTGAAATGTTATGTTAGTAGGGTCATGTACACGGGCATTGTATGTAAGGTCTCCATACAATTGACAAAGATGGCATGTCAGTATATTTTTAATGGGTTGGTTTGCATCGTGCAGCTCGACCTACTCCTATGTTATGAGAGGCGATGTAGGAGTCATCATGATCGACTCGATCATAAAACAAGGACACTCCAAAGATCCCTTGACAACACATTGAAAACATATCTATTTTTTTTAAATGTTAGTTGTGTATTTTCTTGTTATTCATTAGTTTGTAATAGTACCCTCCTGGACTAATCTACTAATAAATGGAACCATGTGGTTATCTCTCTATAATTGGATCTATTTAAGGTATTTCCCCAAAAGAATCGAGAAAGTTTGGATGAAATTTCAAGTAGGATCATGAAGCACGCAAGATTAATTGTACCCAAAAGAGCCTCTTCATGCCTTGCGCATTTCAGACCACATACCGATATAAAACTTCTTTAACATTTATTCACATGTTAGTACCCcaaaaatataatatatgtgTAAATATCATGAAACAAAATATGCAATAAAGGAACAAATATGCTTAAGATGTAAATTATCATATTGTATGATTGAGCTCTTTTTCATGTGTAGCCTATCTGTCACGAGGGTTTTTCATTAGACTATATTCTCCTAAAACTTTAAAAAAATTAGTATTTTTATAGTTCTATAAATCCTTTATGATGCATTAAAAATGCTTGCATTTTCTAAAAAAGAATTTACATATGAAACCAAATGGAGTGGAATCCTCTTACGTGGCCAACCCTGCAGTTCCCCGACATTTGATCGATGGTGGGATCCAGGTAAGAGTAGCTCAAAGGCAGGGACACCTACGTCAGAGGAACTGTGTCGGAAGTCAATGCTCTTGCTTTGTCTTTGCCCTTTTcttcaagcaaagttggaattGGTGATCTGTTATCCAAAAAATAATTTGTAGGGCAAATTCTGCGATTTACTTCCCTTGTGTCATATGGGACAAtaatattttatttatttattctgccATATTTTAAACCGAACCGGCAACAATGCTTCAAATTTTATGCAATTTAGCCTCTATTTCTGACAGTAGACCCACCTATCGTACACCGACATGGACAATCAGTCAGAAACCATACTAGGGACTTACCTACCTAATTAATTATCAGCGTCTTCACCTATTCCACCTGACCCATTCTCGTCAGAACTGCGCCCATAGTAAGCAtcgataccccccccccccccccccccccaaacaaCGTCCAGAACTGTCATCTTTCTAACGATGATTCTATTTTAAAATGGATCATTGTTATCATAAGAGCTTAGAGGATCAAAGACCCAAATTCACTCGAGTTTCATTTatttctattcctcctttctttctCAAGTTAGACACAAACCGGTTGCGGAATCTAGGTCCAGGTTGGTAGGGACCGAGTTGGGTGAATCGGGTGGGAAAAAATACGAAGAAATTATTATGCGTCCAAAGTCGGGTTGTCACAAGTTCGGCGTAATACCATCTGATAGAAATAAAAATCAAATGAAGTAGGCACCACATAAATCGCAAACAGGATGTAAAAGTAGCACCTACATTTTCTGAATAAATTTTAAGAAGCTTGTTTAGCAGACAAATCAATAATCTTTCTAGAACGTTTCCTCATGTATTCCTTCTTTTTTACAGTTTCATGTCAAGATGATCGACGACCGCGCTTCTCGGCTGTGCGCCGTTTTCCCCAGGGATGCGTTTGTGCTATTTCACCTAGCTAGCAAGCTAGCTTGTTGACCAAATCAACATGCAAAGTCTATCACGGTTCAGACTTATCTGCAATCACTCAAGTGACATTAGCAAAATGTGCCAAACTCATCGCTCGTCGAAAATGGGAATCTGAAATTATATATGATACAGGGTGGTCTACCTACCCTGAAAATAGCAAGTGGAGAAATGGCTCTTCGTGGCTGTGACGATGACTTGCCAATGATACGTACTACGTGTACAGAGAACTGATTCTTGGCTTCGTGGATGTCTATCCTCATCACTGTCCACATATTCCCTTCCTAAAACCGAGACGGCAGCTAGGCAACAGAAATTACAAGTCTGTCAGCACAGTGTTTGACAAACTGTGTGTTGCGAGCGTGTCAGACGTTTTGCTGCAACGAACCATTCTCCCAGCACCTCCCTGTTTCCAGGCTTCCCGAGCATCGCCGTATAATAATCGAGGCTTCTGCTTCTCCAGGCGCCTTCCTGAGCAGCCGCGCAGCCGGCCGGTGTGTGAGCTCAAACCTAAATCTTCTACGGACAGCTTTGCCAGGCCACGTTATAGTTCCCCGGTGATTTACGCTGCTTCCGATTATTCTTCAAGGCTACCACCAACGATTATATGCTGTTTGTCGTCAGCCGGCGGCCTCATGGGTCATGGACTAATGAAGGCTTGAACGTGACATGACTGACGATTTTTCTCTTCAGCAAATGCATGATTAACTCACTCTGCTTCGCGTGTTTACACACTATAAGCAGATGCATGTAGTGACGACATATATTGCTAGCTCCATGCATGCATGCGTGCGTGGATCCCTATATAAAGGACTCCATTGCTCACAAACCAACTCATCCAACACAACTAGCTACTAGTCTTCCACTGCCATAGACACCCTCACAAAACTCATATAGCTGATTAGCCATAGCTAAAATGGTTTACTCCAAAAATCTGGCTGTCTTGTTCACCATGTTGCTCCTTGCTCCATCCATCCTGGCCACCGACCCTGATCCTTTGCAGGACTTCTGCGTTGCTGACCTCAACGGCAAGGCGATCTCAGTGAACGGGCACCCTTGCAAGCCCATGTCGGAGGCAGGCGATGACTTCCTCTTCTCATCCAAGCTGGCAATGGCTGGCAACACGTCGACACCGAATGGATCGGCCGTCACAGAGCTAGATGTTGCAGAGTGGCCCGGCACCAACACGCTGGGTGTGTCCATGAATCGTGTTGACTTCGCACCAGGGGGCACCAACCCGCCGCACATCCATCCACGTGCCACCGAGATTGGCATCGTGATGAAAGGTGAGCTCCTAGTCGGCATCATTGGCAGCCTCGACTCCGGTAACAAACTCTACTCAAAGGTTCTGCGTGCTGGTGAGACGTTCCTCATCCCGCGCGGGCTCATGCACTTCCAGTTCAACGTTGGCAAGACGGAGGCATCCATGGTTGTGTCCTTCAATAGCCAGAACCCAGGCATCGTCTTCGTGCCTCTCACGGTCTTCGGTTCCAATCCGCCGATCCCTACGCCCGTGCTCACCAAGGCACTCCGTGTGGACGCTGGGGTCGTGGAACTTCTCAAGTCCAAGTTTGCTGCAGGGTTCTAATTTCAACTTTATGACCCTAAAATGATCAATATATATGTTAATTCGGTATATGCATGCTATATGTTCTTGTTACGGTGGCTTGCTGTTGTAATAACATCGCGGTTCAGACCTTAGGACCGATGCGAGGAGTTTACATTTATTGTATTTCTTGTTTGCATTGAAAGGAATAAATATAACATTTGTATATATTTGTATGGTTACGCATATATTTTTCGCTGAAAGGATCTTAATTTGTTAACGCAAACATCGTATCAAGGCGCTAATATCGCAAAGAGGATACACTCTACCTTTGTATAACAtagatttttttcgataaagggaatatattaatatcaaaagatatcaattacatccagcctctgcaacaaatgCCCTAATGatattacggatgcacacagccaaaaaagagaaaaagaaaactgagaaaaaaaGATCCGCCACAATATCCTAGCCTTAGCAACagaaatacatccaccaccaagacaacacttgaaattcggactctccaaaagcgacgtctccaagaagggaacagtgcaccagcgccgtcgtcgcccgatcaaagatcttaggttttcaccctgaagatagtcctcgctctcaaaacaatgccttcaacaagaacattggCAGGCACAACTAGTTAaaaccagaccttgggttttcaccctaaatggtaagactccgaacttcacatgtgctgccgcttccactttcataccactgctgcGAAGCCTGGAACACCAAGCAACTCCCTCAATAGCGCAGAGacagaacctcccttagctagtctttCAATCCGGcattcatgatattctcttcttctgacttcaccatggaccaaatgtcacttgatgtcaacacacaaCGGAGCTTCGCGCAGCTCCCTCATGAACCAAATGGTCGGAATAAAATCATGGGTgcacacgaccgaataccaccgatccattaAATCTAGACAAtagaagcactgttacattcaccggcggcgccttccggaactcaatacTCTGGCCAGATCGAGAAGGGTAGGCctcggtgttggagatatgcccaagaggcaataataaagtggttattatgtatctttgtgtttatgataaatgtttgcataccatgctataattgtattaaccgaaacattgatacatgtgtgttatgtaaacaacaaggagtccctagtaagcctcttgtataactagcttgttgattaatagattatcatagtttcatgatcatgaacattggatgttattaataacaatgttatgtcattagatgaatgatgtaatggacacacccaattaagcgtagcataagatcacgtcattaagttcaatttactataagctttcgatacatagttacctagtccttcgaccatgagatcatgtaaatcacttataccggaagggtactttgattacatcaaacgccactgcgtaaatgagtggttataaaggtgagattaggtatccggaaagtatgagttgaggcatatggatcaagagtgggatattgtccatctcgatgacggatagatatactctgggccctctcggtggaatgtcgtctgattagcttgcaagcatatgaatggttcattagagatgacataccacggtacaagtaaagagtacttgtcggagacgaggttgaacaaggtatggagatatcgatgatcaaacctcggacaagtaaaatatcgcaagacaaagggaatcggtatcgtatgtaaatggttcaatcgatcactaagttatcgttgaatatgtgggagccattatggatctccagatcccgctattggttattggtcggagaagagtctcaactatgtctgcatagttcacgaaccgtagggtgacacacttaaggtttgatgtcgttttaagtagataaggaatatggaatggagttcgaatgtttgttcggagtctcggatgggatacaggacatcacgaggagaatggtccggagaataagatttgtatataggaagtcattttctaagtttgaaaatgatctggtgtatttatggaagtttctagaaggttctagaaaagtgtaggataacgttgcatagaaaacaaaaattttcctaccgcgaacacgcaatccaagccaagatgcaatctagaagacggtagcaacgagggggtatcgagtctcacccttgaagagattccaaagcctacaagaggaggctcttgttgctgcggtagacgatcacttgccgcttgcaaaagcgcgtagaagatcttgatcacgatcggttccggcgccacgaacgggcagcacctccgtactcggtcacacgttcggttgttgatgaagacgacgtccacctccccgttccagcgggcagcggaagtagtagctcctcttgaatccgacagcacgacggcgtggtgtcggtggcggtgtagaagtccggcggagcttcgctaagctatgcgggcaatatggagtggaggagcaaagctagggtttgggagggggtggccggccactcaaggggggcggccagcttatggtcttggggtggccggccccctcccttggcccctcattatataggtggatcccaagtgttggtgtccaagtcttcgaataagacccgaaaccaaaaccttccataggaggggggaaacctagcccaactaggactcccacccaaaggtgggattcccacctcccatgtggggggtggccggccccctatggtggagtccacttgggactccaccccatctagggctggccggccatggtggtggagtcccatgtggactccaccttccttggtggtttcttccggacttttctagaaccttctagaaccttccatagaaccttccgcgacaattttatttcacataaaatgacatcctatatatgaatcttattctccggaccattccggaactcctcgtgatgtccgggatctcatccgggactccgaacaaatattcgaacttcattccataatttaagtgctaccatttcaacatccaactttaagtgtgtcaccctacggttcgagaactatgcggacatggttgagtactcactccgaccaataaccaatagcgggatctggagatccataatggctcccacatattcaacgatgactttagtgatcgaatgaaccatacacatatattaccaattccctttgtctcgcgatattttacttgtccgaggtttgatcttcggtatcactctataccttgttcaacctcgtctcctgacaagtactctttactcgtaccgtggtatgtggtctcttatgaactcattcatatgcttgcaagacattagacgacattccaccgagagggcccagagtatatctatccgtcatcgggatggacaaatcccactgttgatccatat
It includes:
- the LOC127348502 gene encoding oxalate oxidase 2, which codes for MVYSKNLAVLFTMLLLAPSILATDPDPLQDFCVADLNGKAISVNGHPCKPMSEAGDDFLFSSKLAMAGNTSTPNGSAVTELDVAEWPGTNTLGVSMNRVDFAPGGTNPPHIHPRATEIGIVMKGELLVGIIGSLDSGNKLYSKVLRAGETFLIPRGLMHFQFNVGKTEASMVVSFNSQNPGIVFVPLTVFGSNPPIPTPVLTKALRVDAGVVELLKSKFAAGF